A genomic region of Planococcus kocurii contains the following coding sequences:
- a CDS encoding ABC transporter ATP-binding protein has product MTLIEMKDVSKSYKGLVLLENTDLSIEKGGIYGLVGPNGSGKSVLFKMMCGFVFPDQGTVTVRGVQLGKQNRFPNNFGVIIDRPGYLGNKSGFENLKYLAMIQNQITDDQIKDAMTTVGLQPAAQQKVKNYSLGMKQKLALAQAIMEDQEVLLLDEPFNALDIDSVEKIRDLLFLLKEQGKTIVLTSHNQEDIDILSDHVFRVRNYGLEQLK; this is encoded by the coding sequence ATGACCTTGATTGAAATGAAAGATGTAAGCAAATCTTATAAGGGATTGGTTCTGCTTGAGAACACGGATCTTTCCATTGAAAAGGGGGGAATTTACGGATTGGTTGGCCCAAATGGATCCGGCAAATCGGTTTTGTTCAAAATGATGTGTGGGTTTGTCTTCCCAGATCAAGGAACGGTTACCGTAAGAGGCGTACAACTGGGGAAACAAAATAGGTTCCCCAATAACTTTGGCGTCATTATTGATCGTCCGGGCTATTTGGGCAATAAAAGTGGTTTTGAAAACCTCAAATATCTGGCGATGATTCAAAACCAGATTACCGATGACCAAATTAAAGATGCGATGACAACTGTCGGCTTGCAGCCTGCAGCACAGCAGAAGGTGAAGAATTATTCATTGGGTATGAAACAGAAACTGGCATTGGCTCAAGCCATCATGGAGGACCAGGAAGTGCTTTTGCTGGATGAACCTTTTAATGCTTTGGATATAGACAGTGTCGAAAAAATACGCGATTTGTTGTTCTTGCTGAAAGAGCAAGGAAAAACAATTGTATTGACCAGCCACAATCAGGAAGACATCGATATTTTAAGCGACCATGTATTCCGTGTTCGGAACTATGGGCTTGAACAACTGAAGTGA
- a CDS encoding ABC transporter permease, with amino-acid sequence MKHLIKTEWQKAMTWQRFLLALVATSLLPTIQFLAVRTGYEFYRPVDVHTETIGSVIALLFPLFFIILYANSYAIEQKENFITYTKTRVRLSQYVTAKGIVNAAIVFGTAFLMIFLPFVFIVYIEPAIGLVSYFTRRQGVVSVGTFEPFLRYGTFVYAILYSIWVAVNAVLYATAAYVLTLLIKNSFLALSMPFLWYFIIDFAIAVLGYPQFSMTSTVFPFNITQQPLWTVLVPFSINLLFLSALILYTKNRFEKAVYEHAE; translated from the coding sequence ATGAAGCATTTGATCAAAACGGAATGGCAAAAGGCCATGACATGGCAACGTTTTCTTTTAGCTTTGGTCGCCACCTCCCTTTTACCGACCATCCAGTTTCTTGCGGTACGTACCGGTTATGAATTTTATCGGCCTGTCGATGTCCACACGGAAACCATCGGAAGCGTCATTGCCCTGCTGTTTCCTTTGTTTTTCATCATACTGTACGCCAACAGTTATGCCATTGAACAGAAAGAGAATTTCATTACTTATACGAAGACTCGCGTTCGTCTTTCTCAGTATGTAACGGCGAAAGGCATTGTGAACGCCGCGATCGTTTTTGGTACTGCTTTTCTGATGATTTTCCTGCCCTTTGTGTTTATCGTCTATATTGAACCGGCGATCGGACTCGTCAGCTATTTCACACGGAGACAAGGCGTCGTTTCGGTTGGCACATTCGAGCCTTTTCTTCGCTACGGGACCTTTGTCTACGCCATCCTCTATTCTATATGGGTGGCAGTAAACGCGGTCCTCTATGCGACGGCTGCTTATGTCTTGACGCTGCTGATCAAAAACAGCTTCCTGGCTCTTTCGATGCCTTTTCTTTGGTATTTTATCATTGATTTTGCGATTGCAGTTTTGGGCTATCCGCAGTTCTCAATGACCAGTACGGTCTTCCCTTTTAACATCACTCAACAGCCACTCTGGACGGTTCTGGTGCCATTTTCGATAAACCTTTTGTTTTTATCAGCTTTAATTCTTTATACAAAAAATCGATTTGAGAAGGCTGTTTATGAGCACGCGGAATAG
- a CDS encoding permease prefix domain 1-containing protein, with product MMTRKIDEYVDQVYRHAKGNTQEIQELKLEMKNHLLETVQELQADGITEDQAVQIAKERFGEVTELRNLINQMFERQKNFGKWILSIGTVLLLVTVIAAVFILINGNNQTAEQADIAYNISGIAGDAAELAEADEQKIETLLDQTTYIQESRIYTDSSSADSFYTSSNDASFPASLFSTEYSYGTDENFVVLEITDTRIIGLLLLAIGFTGFIILFSIWFAINRYHAKRNFKR from the coding sequence ATGATGACGCGGAAGATTGATGAATATGTAGATCAAGTTTATCGCCATGCCAAAGGAAATACTCAAGAAATTCAGGAACTTAAATTGGAAATGAAAAATCATTTGCTCGAAACGGTTCAAGAACTGCAGGCTGATGGCATAACAGAAGATCAGGCAGTCCAAATCGCCAAGGAACGTTTCGGAGAAGTCACCGAGCTGCGTAACCTGATCAATCAGATGTTTGAACGCCAGAAAAACTTCGGAAAATGGATTCTTTCCATCGGAACAGTCCTGTTGCTAGTAACAGTTATTGCGGCTGTTTTCATCCTCATCAACGGCAATAACCAGACTGCAGAACAAGCAGATATCGCTTACAACATTAGTGGAATCGCTGGAGATGCTGCCGAATTGGCAGAAGCAGATGAGCAGAAAATCGAGACGCTTCTCGACCAAACCACGTACATCCAGGAATCAAGGATTTACACGGACTCTTCTTCCGCAGATTCATTTTACACTTCAAGCAATGATGCCAGTTTCCCCGCCAGCTTATTTTCAACTGAATACAGCTATGGCACGGATGAAAATTTTGTGGTTTTGGAAATTACGGATACACGGATTATCGGTTTGTTGCTCTTGGCAATTGGATTCACCGGATTTATTATCCTATTTTCAATCTGGTTTGCGATCAATCGTTACCATGCAAAAAGAAATTTCAAGCGATAA
- a CDS encoding PadR family transcriptional regulator codes for MEINKEVLKGHIDTIILSLLFTKDRYGYEIAKLVREKSKNQFEMKEGTLYLSLKRMEKNNWIESYWGDEQGAGGRRKYYKLTPLGQEGYRQKQAEWEFVKGIIDGFIGGGNDDAED; via the coding sequence GTGGAAATCAACAAAGAAGTGCTGAAGGGACATATCGACACCATCATTCTCTCCCTTCTCTTTACCAAAGACCGGTACGGCTATGAAATTGCCAAACTGGTCCGGGAAAAGAGCAAGAACCAGTTTGAGATGAAAGAAGGCACACTCTATCTTTCCTTGAAACGGATGGAAAAAAACAACTGGATTGAGTCTTACTGGGGAGATGAACAAGGGGCTGGCGGGCGAAGAAAGTATTACAAGCTTACCCCCTTAGGCCAGGAAGGCTATCGCCAAAAGCAAGCTGAGTGGGAATTTGTGAAAGGGATAATCGATGGATTTATCGGAGGTGGAAATGATGACGCGGAAGATTGA